Below is a window of Halobaculum lipolyticum DNA.
GACACGACGAACAACAAAGCGGAGTACGCGGCGTTGATCCGGGCGCTCGAAGGCGCCGTCGACTACGGGCTGGACGAGGCCGACGTCCGCGGCGACTCCCAACTGATCGTGAAGCAGGTGCGCGGGGAGTGGGACGCCAACGACCCGGGGCTGCGCGAGAAGCGTGTCAGGGTCCGGGAACTGTTGGAGCGGTTCGACCGCTGGAGCATCGAACACGTGCCGAGAGAGCTAAACGAGCGCGCCGACGAGTTGGCGAACGAGGCGTTCGAGGGCTGACGATGGCGGAAGAACACACTACCGACACCGACGGAGACGGAGCGGGATCGACCGACGCGCGCGGCGACGACGCGGGCGACGACGACTGGGACGAGGAGGTGCCCGAGGGGACCGTCGACGCGGCCGAGCGGCTCACACGGCTCGCCCGCGAGGCCGTCGACGAGGCGGAAGCCGGGGCCTACCGCGAGGACCGCGCCGAGCGGCTCGACGAGCACGGCTTCACCGCCCGCGTCCGGGACGAAGACGACACGCTCGTGTTGTACCCCGAGGAGTGGGTCGAGGACGGCACCGTGCAGATCGATCGGATCGAGGACACCGATCGCGCGGTCGAGGTGTCGCTGTCGGGACCGGCCTCGCCGGACGACTGGCAGGCCGTCGAGGACCACAACGCCGCGCTGGTCGAGGCGGTCGCCGACGAGTACGGGGAGACGCACGCGACGAACGCCCGGGCGTTCGCCGACTTCATGAGCAACCACTACGCGAAACCGATGGACGAGGCGACTGCCGACGAGGTACAGGAGTTCCTCGCGGAGTACTTCCCCCGCAACGTGTGGCCGTCGGAAGAACAGCGCGACGCCGTCGAGGCGTCGGTACGGTACGTCTTCGAAGCCGCCGGCGAGCCGACTCCCGTGTAGCTCGTGCGGCGGCGACGCGCCGTTCGGTCGGTTCGGTCGGTCGTGTCGTCGCTTACGCGTCGAGCGCGTCGTCGACGAGGCCGCGGACGTCCGCGGCGCGCTCGTCGTCGGTGACGTACTTGCCGACGACCCAGTTCAGGCGGTCGAGGACGGCCTTCCGACCGGTCTCGGTGAGCGCGTACTGGTTCGTCCGCTTGTCGAGTTCGCTCTTCTCGACGAGGTCCAGCTCGACGAGGTCGTCGAGGTTGGGGTACAGGCGCCCGTGGTTGACCTCGGCGTCGTAGTAGCTCTCGAGTTCGCGTTTGATCGCGAGCCCGTACATCGCCTCCTCCGAGAGGATGACGAGGATGTTCTGTTGGAACGCGGTGAGGTCCCGTGCGATACTGACCACTTCGGTTTCGGACTGTGCCTCTGACATGGTCACCGATTGGGAGGTCACCGGGGTATTTAATTGTTGCCAACCCACCGACCGATTCGGCCACGAGAAGGCCCGAGAAGTCGCTATTCGGCAGATCGGCTGTTCGCAACCCCCCAGCGTTGCCGTCGTCCTGTCTAGCCAGTATGGTTATCGACCGTATAAATCTGTAGCCGATACTATTCGGTCGGTAGTCTCCACGTACTCCTCGGCGAACACCGGTCGACGGGGGAGCGCCGCCGCGTCGCGTGCCGAAAGGCATTTGCTCGCGTTGGCGGAACCGTCGGGCGCATGACGAACCTCTGGGAAGACCTCGAGACGGGGCCGAACGCCCCCGAGGAGATCTACGCCGTCGTGGAGTGTCTCAAGGGCGAGCGCAACAAGTACGAGTACGACAAGGACGTCCCCGCCGTCGTGCTCGACCGCGTGCTCCACTCCAACGTCCACTACCCCTCGGACTACGGCTTCATCCCGCAGTCGTACTACGACGACGAGGACCCCTTCGACGTGCTCGTGCTCGTCGAGGACCAGACGTTCCCCGGGTGTATCATCGAGGCGCGCCCGGTCGCCCTGATGAAGATGGACGACGACGGCGAGCAGGACGACAAGGTCATCGCCGTGCCCACGGAGGACCCCCGCTACGATCACATCGAGGACCTGGAGGACATCCCGCAACAACAGCTCGACGAGATAGACGAGTTCTTCTCGACCTACAAGAACCTCGAGGAGGGCAAGGAGGTCGAGACGCTGGGGTGGGAGGACAAGCAGGCCGCGATGGACGCGATCGAACACGCACAGGACCTGTACGAGGAGCACTTCGCGTAAGCCGACCGCTGTCTCGCGGTTTCGCTTCGCCGTCGTCGACACCGATTAGCCGTGAACATCCCCGTCCCCCGCGGGATGCGTTATGCGTATGAGTAATGTTTAGTGGGAACGCCGGCAACTACCGCTCGACCATGGCCGCGAAACAGCCCGCCGTCGGCATCGACCACGTGACCGTCGTTCCGACCCAGCCCGTTCGTGCCCGCGCGGAGGACGACGACGCCGAGGAGCCGGCGGACGACGACTGACGGGCCGAGCGACCGCCCGGTCGGGGAGCAGTCCGCCGGCGCTTCGACGGCCACGACGACCGCGCGATCCGGTGGCGACGACCCGGTCGCCCGTGTGTCGCGACACCCGTGAGGGGCAGGCATATAACCCGCCCGCGGCAAGGACGGGTAATGGCGAAGTGCTCCCAGTGCGGCGAGTACGAGAACCTCCCGTACCAGTGCAGACGGTGCGGCCAGTCCTTCTGTGCGGAACATCGCCTCCCCGAGAACCACGACTGCCCCGGCCTGAACGAGTGGAACGACCCGGGCGGCGTGTTCGACTCCGGGGTCGACGACGGCGGCGACGGCGGGCGGTCCGGCGGCGTCACCGACCGGGTGAAGTCCCGGATCGACCGCGAGACGGGCACCGGCGGCCTGCTGGGTGCGTTCCGCGGGAACATGACGTACGTGTTCCTCGGGCTGATGTGGGTCACGTTCGCCGCGGAGTTCGCGGTGCTGTTCCTCGCGAACGGCACGCTGTTCGACGACCTGTTCGTGTTGAGCGCGCAGAACCTGATCGAGGGGAACGTCTGGACGCTTGTGACGTCGGTGTTCGCCCACTCGCCGGCCAGTTTCTTCCACATCGCGGGCAACTCCATCGCGCTGTACTTCTTCGGCCCGCTGGTGGAGCGGTACCTCGGGTCGAAGCGGTTCGCGATCATGTTCCTGGTGACCGGGATGGTCGCGGGCGTGAGCCAGATCGGGACGGGGCTACTGCTGGGCGGGCCGCTCACCGCGGGCGTCTACGGCGCCTCCGGGTCGATCATGGCCGTCATGGGGTTCCTCTCGGTCGTGAACCCGAACCTGAAGGTGATGCTGCTCCTCCCGCCGATCCCGCTGAAGATCCGCACGATCACGCTGCTGTACGCGGGGCTGTCGGTGTTCGGCGTGCTCTCGGGCGGGGACCTCGGCGGCATCGCCCACGCCGCACACCTCTCGGGACTCCTGCTCGGCGTCCTGTACGCGAACGTCGCCGACGGCCGACGGGGCGTCCCGAACCAGATCGGCAGCGGCGGGGGCGGGCTGGGCGGTCCCGGTCGCGGGCGCTTCTGAGATGCCGGCGCCGGTCCGCCCGGAGTTCCTCCCCGACCCCGCGCTCGACCGCGAGGCGATGGCGGCGCTCCAGCGCGACATCGCCGCCGCCGCGACGTTCGCCGACGACCTGTCGTTCGACCCCGCGAGCGTCTCGCTCGCCGCCGACGCGCCCGCCGACGCGCCGCTCGTCGCCGGCGTCGACCAGGCGTTCCTCGACGACCGCGCCGTCTCGGCCGTCGTCGTCCTCCGCGGCGACGAGGTCGTCGAGCGGACGTACGCCGTGACGGAGCTATCGATCCCGTACATTCCGGGCCTGCTCGCGTTCCGCGAGGGCGGCCCCATCGTCGACGCGCTGGCGAGCCTCGACACCGACCCGGACCTGTACGTCCTCGACGGGAGCGGCCGGATCCACTTCCGGCAGGCGGGCATCGCCACCCACGTCGGCGTCCTGTTCGACGCTCCCGCCGTGGGCGTCGCGAAGTCGCTGCTGTGCGGGACACCCGACGAGGACGTCGACGGGCGGCCGGCGGGCTGGCGAACGCCGATCCGGGCTGACGGGCGCGTCGACGCCCCCGCGGGCACCGTGATCGGCCACGCGTTCCAGTCGCGCCAGTACGACGGTTCGCCCGTGATCAACCCCCTGTATGTGAGTCCCGGCCACCGCGTGAGCGCCGACACCGCCACGGCCCTCGTCGCGGCGCTCGGCGGCGAGTACAAACTCCCGGAGCCGACCCGACTCGCGGACGCGTACGCCGACGAGGCGAAACGAGCGGTCGCGGACGGCGAGTGACGGGCGGTCGGCGGGACCGGCCGCCGTCGGTTCCGCTCCCCTGCCGGATCCCGCACCGCCGAGACGACGGGAGTTAACTACGCGGCCGTCCTCGCCGGTGACATGACACGGACCGTGCTCATCACGGGGTGCTCCTCCGGCATCGGGCGGGCGAGCGCCGAGGCGTTCCTCGACGAGGAGTGGACGGTGTACGCGACCGCGCGCAACCCCGCCGACATCGAGACGCTCGGCGAGCACGACGACTGCCGGATCGCCACGCTCGACGTGACCGACGAGGGGGACGTCGAGCGCGTCGTCGACCGGATCCTCGACGAGGAGGGCCGCATCGACGCGCTCGTCAACAACGCCGGCTACGCGCAACTGGGACCGGTCGAGGAGGTGCCGACCGACGCGGTCGCCGACCAGTTCGACGTGAACGTGTACGGCCCGCACCGCCTGATCCGCGAGGTGCTGCCCGCGATGCGGCGCCGCGAGGACGGCGCCATCGTCAACGTCTCCTCGGCGGTCGGCCGGATGTCGTTCCCGGGCGGCGGCGTGTACGCCGGGTCGAAGTACGCGCTGGAGGCGATGAGCGACGCCCTCCGCAACGAAGTGCGCGAGTACGGCATCAGCGTCTCGCTGGTCGAACCCGGCCCGGTCGACACCGGCTTCGACGAACGCGCCGAGTCGGAGGTCGAGGGGCTGGAGCGAACGGGCGCGTACGACTTCTTCCACGGCCTGTTCGAAGACTACGACGCCGTCGGCGGCGGGGGCGGCTTCCTCTCGGTGACGCCCGAGCGCGTCGCCGAGGACGTCGTCGACGCCGCGAGTTCGACGAAACCGCCCGCGCGCTACCCGGTCGGCCCGATGGCGACGGTTGCGGAGGTCGGGCGCCTGCTCCCGGCGCGCGTCGTCGACGCGCTGTGGGGGCTGGCCGCGAAGTTCACCTGATCCCGTGAGCGACGACGACCGGATCGAGGCGATGTACGAGCACCTCGCGGCGACCGCCGAGCGGCCGGTCGCTCGGAGCGCGAGCGCCTACCTCGGCGAGGCGGAGGCGGTCGCCCGGGACCTCGCGGAGCGACCGGCCGACCCGGCGACGGTCCGCGAACGCGCCGGCCACGTCGTCCGCCTGCTGCGCGAGGCCGGGGACACGGAGGACGACGAGGCCGACGAGCACGTCGCGGCGGCGCTGGCGCTCGCGGAGGCGTTGGCGGCCGGCACGGGATCCGACGGAGCGAGCGACAGCGACGACAACGGCGACAGCGACGACAAGGGCGACAGCGACGACAACGGCGACAGCGACGACAAGGGCGACAACGACGACGGCGACCACCGCGACGGCGACGGTCCGTAGTCGTCAGGCGAGACAGGCGGCGACGACCCGGAGGGCGGCCTCGCCGCGTACCTCGTCGGCGAGCAGCGGGACGCGCTTCACGTCGCGGCCGCGGTACAGGTCCGTCGCCTTCGCGAGGCTGTTCTGCTGGACCTCCCAGCGTCGCTGGCAGAACTCACAGTCCTCGAGGTTCGGCGTCACGATCCACGAGGGGTCCACGTCGGGACCGAACTCCGCGACCTCGCGGGGGTCCTCCATCACCCGGTTGACGACCAGCGTGTTCACCGGGATGGAGAACTCGTCGAGCCGGGAGACGAGCCGTTCGGACTCGACGACGCTCATCTCCTCGGGCACCATGACGACCCGGAAGTCGGTCTTCGCGGGGTCCTGCAGCGTCTCGCGCAGCCGGGTGATCCGCTCTCTCAGTTCGTCGAGGTCGGGTTCCTCGGGACCGCCGTCGCCCAGCCCGAACATCCCCTTCATCCCCTCCATCATGCCGGAGAACTGCTGGCGGAGCTTCATCATCCGGCCGACCATCGAGTCGAGGATCTCCGGGAGTTGGAGCAGGCGCAGCGTGTGTCCGGTCGGCGCCGTGTCGACGACGACCCGGTCGAACCGCGGGTCGTCGAGGTGGTCGAGCAACTGGCGCATCGCCGCCGCCTCGTCGGCGCCGGGCATCGTCCCGCCGAGCAACCCGCCCAGCGGCGAGTCGCCCATCGCCTCCCCCATCCCCCCGAGACCGCCGAGCGGGCTGGCGTCCGGACCCGAACCCGCCCCCGCGCCGCCGGCCGCTCCCGGGCCGTCGGCGTCCGCGCCCTCGCCCGTCGCCGCCCCGGCGCCGAACATCCCCTCCTCCATCGCGGCGTCGGGGTCGATCTCGGCGGCGTACAGCGGCACGTCCTCGCGGATGCGCGAGGGCCGTGCGGGGATATCGGTGTCGAGCGTGTCCGACAGCGAGTGGGCCGGGTCCGTCGAGACGACGAGCGTGGCGACGCCGTCGTGGGCGCTCGCGAGCGCGGTCGCGGCGGCGCAGGTCGTCTTGCCGACCCCGCCTTTCCCCCCGTACAGCACGTACTCCGGAGCGTCCGGATCGGCGAGTCCGGCCGCGCCCTGCACGTCGATCTCCGCCCCCATCCGGGAGGGGTCGTCGGCGGGCGCGTCGGCGCCGGACTCCTCCTCGATCTCGTCGACGGCCTCCACGTCGATGTCGCTCATCACCCCGGGGTCGGTCGCGGACGCTTGTCTATCCGTTGGTCGGGGAGCGTCGAAATCGGTCGTTCGCACGAGGGTTCACATCGGATACCTGGAGCACGACGACCCGGACGAACCCGGTCGCCGTCGCGACCAGCAGTCCGAGTAGCCCTCGCGCGTGCGTCGAGCGTCCGGGGGCCGAGCCAGTCGGCCGGCCCTACCCGAAGTAGTCGGCCAGCCGCGTGGCCGCCTCCTCGACGCGCGGGGTGACGAGCGCGAAGCGGAGCCACTCGTCGCGGGCGGAGCCGAACGTCTCGCCCGGCATCCCCGCGACGCCCGCTTCGTCGATCAGTCGCTTCGCGTTGGCCATCGTCCCGGGGAAGTCGTCGAAGCGAGCGAGGACGTAGAACCCCCCGTCGGGACGGGCGTACTCGGCGCCGGCGGCGTCGAGCGCGTCGGTGAACGTCCCGACTCGCTCGCGGAGCATCGCGCGCACGTCGGCGTAGTAGTCGGCGTCCGTCTCCCGGAGCGCGTTCAACACGGCGACCTGCGGGGGTCGGGAGGTGGCGACGTTGACCAGCATGTGCCGGGTCTTCGCGGTGTCGACGAGGTGCTCGGGGAGGATCACGTAGCCGACGCGGAACCCGGTGATGGCCATCGACTTCGAGTAGCCGGTCGTCACGACCACCCGGTCGCTGTCGAGCGTCAGCGCCGACTCGAACTCCCCGGTGAAGTCGAAGTGGTCGTACACCTCGTCGACGACGAGCGTCGCGTCCACCTCGGCGGCGACGTCGGCCAACTCCCGCAGCGTCTCCCGCGAGTAGACGGCTCCCGTGGGGTTGTTCGGGGTGTTGACGAGGATCAGGCTCGTCTCCTCGCTCGCGGCCTCGCGGAAGCGCTCGGGGTCGAGCGAGCCGTCGCGCTCGGCCGGCACGAGCGTCGCTTCGGCGTCGAACAGGTCCGCCTTGCCGGGGTAGTACGGGTAGACGGGGTCGGCGAGGAGCACCTCCGAGCCGGCGTCACGGTCGAGCGCGGCGGCCATCGCCAGGTAGTTCGCCTCGCCGGTGCCGTTGGTGACGACGACGCGGTCGGCGTCGACGCCGCGGCGGGCGGCGATCTCCTCGCGGAGTTCGAGCAGCCCTTCGCTGGGCGGGTACTGGAAGTCGTCGGGGTCGGCGTCGGCGTACTCGCGGAGTCCGGCGCGGAGCGCGGCGGGCGGCTCCCAGTCGGGGTTCCCCGACACCATGTCGACCACGTCGCGGTCGGCGGCGCGGGCGTACTGCATCACGTGGAAGAACTGCGGACGCTCGTAGGACACGGGTTCTGGTCCCTCCTCCGACCGCTCGACCCTTCACTCCCGCGGTCTTATGCGGCCCCCGGCTGTGAACCCGGTATGCGCGAGTTCGCAGGCGACCCGCCGGTCGAGGAGCGCGTCGGCGACGCCCTCCGCGACGCCGGCGAGACGGTCGCGACCGCCGAGTCGTGTACCGGCGGCCTGATCGGGTCGCTCCTGACCGACGTGCCCGGCTCCAGCGACTACTTCGACCGCTCGGTCGTCACCTACAGCTACGACGCGAAACTGGAGGCGCTGGCCGTCCCCCGCGAGCACCTCGACCGCGAGGGCGCCGTCTCCGAGCCGGTCGCCCGGGCGATGGCCCGCGGCGTCCGCGACACGGCGGGCGTCGACTGGGGCGTCGCGACGACCGGGGTCGCCGGCCCGGGCGGCGGCACGGAGGAGAAACCGGTCGGCACCGTCTACGTCGGCGTCGCGTACGCCGGCGAGTGGGGGTCCGAGGAGAGCGGAGCGACCGTCGCGCGCTACGAGTTCGACGGGAGCCGGACGCGGATCAAAGAGCGGATCGCGCGCCGGGCGCTCGCGGACCTGATCGAGGCGGTCGAGTCGCGCCGGTAGCGGCGGGCACGACGCGGCGCCGACGGCAGTCCCGACGGCCGCGCCGATCGTCGGACGGAGCGATGCCGAAACCGTTTGGTCGCTCCCCGGATCAGGGGAAGGCGTGAACAAGAAGGGCCACGTGTTGAACGCGATCCTGCTGGCGATCGGACTCGGGTACGTCCTCCAGCCCACCGGCGACGTGGAGACGTTCGTCACCATCGCGGAGCTGTTCGTTCCGCTCGTCCTCGGGGCGCTGTTCCCCGACGTGGACACCGCGTTCGGCAAACACCGCAAGACGCTCCACAACCTCCCGGTGTTGGCGGTGTTCCTCGCGTATCCGATCTACTTCGGCAACCTCCGGTTCGTCTGGATCGGCGTCCTCACGCACTACGTGCTCGACGTGGTCGGGAGCAAGCGCGGCATCGCGCTGTTCTACCCGCTGACGAAGACCGAGTACGGGCTGCCGGTGGGCGTCACCACGTCGAGCAAGTACGCCGACGCGTTCACCGTCGCCATCACGCTGGGCGAGTTGGCGGTGCTGGCGGCCGTCCAGTTCTTCGTCGTCGACCTCAACACCGGGGCGCCGCGGGAGGCGGTGGCCGCGCTGATCGCCGGTCTCCCCATCTAAGCCGGTCGGTCCCGGTCAGTACACGGCGACGTCGTCGAAGCGGCCGTCGTAGGCGATGTGGCGCGGGTGGGTCTGCTCCATCCCCGAGAGGAACAGGCGGTCGAGCTTCCCGTAGGAGTTCTCGATGCCGAGGTGGGCGAACTCGACGAGCCGCCGCAGCCGTGTCGCGGGGTCGGTCCGCTTCACAACCGAGCGGGGCGTACGCCGTTTGAACGCCTCGACGAGCGCGTCTTCCCCGCGGACGTCGCCCTCGAACTCCGTCCACGCGGCGCCGACGGTGCCGCGGAGGTGGGCGTACGACGAGCCGAACGCCGGGAGGTCGAACGCCTCGGCGATGCGGACGCCGCGGTCGTTCTGGCGGTCGAACAGCTTCGCGTTGTACGTCTCGACGGCGTCGACGCGGTCGCGGTAGGCGCCCACCTCCGCCCGGGTGAGGCTCACGTTCATGAACTCCGGGTGCGGGACGAGCACGGCGGCGTCCTGGCGGTCGAACTCCGCCAGCGCCGCCTCGAAGGTGACGAAGTCGGGCACCGGCTCGGAGAGTCCGATCGCCAGCAGGTGCCGACGGTTGCCCCAGTCGCCGGTGAACACCTCGCGGGCGGGGACGACGGTCACCTCGTCGGTCGAGAAGCGCGCGGCGCGCTCGCGGATCTCGGGGAGCCGCACGAAGTGGGGGGCGTACACGAGCGTGTCGATGCCCGACTCGCGGGCCCGCTCGACGACGCGCTCGTCGAGCACCTTCACGTGCGGGTCGACCCGCGTCCGTCCTACGGTCACACGCGGAGGTCGCGCGGGTCGCCGTTAGTGATTCCGTTTCCGGCCGCGGCCGCGTCACGGGAACGCTTATGCGGGCACCTCCTGTGGGTGCCGGTATGTCCTCCCGGTGG
It encodes the following:
- a CDS encoding CinA family protein, producing MREFAGDPPVEERVGDALRDAGETVATAESCTGGLIGSLLTDVPGSSDYFDRSVVTYSYDAKLEALAVPREHLDREGAVSEPVARAMARGVRDTAGVDWGVATTGVAGPGGGTEEKPVGTVYVGVAYAGEWGSEESGATVARYEFDGSRTRIKERIARRALADLIEAVESRR
- a CDS encoding PadR family transcriptional regulator, translating into MSEAQSETEVVSIARDLTAFQQNILVILSEEAMYGLAIKRELESYYDAEVNHGRLYPNLDDLVELDLVEKSELDKRTNQYALTETGRKAVLDRLNWVVGKYVTDDERAADVRGLVDDALDA
- a CDS encoding PHP-associated domain-containing protein, whose amino-acid sequence is MTVGRTRVDPHVKVLDERVVERARESGIDTLVYAPHFVRLPEIRERAARFSTDEVTVVPAREVFTGDWGNRRHLLAIGLSEPVPDFVTFEAALAEFDRQDAAVLVPHPEFMNVSLTRAEVGAYRDRVDAVETYNAKLFDRQNDRGVRIAEAFDLPAFGSSYAHLRGTVGAAWTEFEGDVRGEDALVEAFKRRTPRSVVKRTDPATRLRRLVEFAHLGIENSYGKLDRLFLSGMEQTHPRHIAYDGRFDDVAVY
- a CDS encoding metal-dependent hydrolase; its protein translation is MNKKGHVLNAILLAIGLGYVLQPTGDVETFVTIAELFVPLVLGALFPDVDTAFGKHRKTLHNLPVLAVFLAYPIYFGNLRFVWIGVLTHYVLDVVGSKRGIALFYPLTKTEYGLPVGVTTSSKYADAFTVAITLGELAVLAAVQFFVVDLNTGAPREAVAALIAGLPI
- a CDS encoding endonuclease V gives rise to the protein MPAPVRPEFLPDPALDREAMAALQRDIAAAATFADDLSFDPASVSLAADAPADAPLVAGVDQAFLDDRAVSAVVVLRGDEVVERTYAVTELSIPYIPGLLAFREGGPIVDALASLDTDPDLYVLDGSGRIHFRQAGIATHVGVLFDAPAVGVAKSLLCGTPDEDVDGRPAGWRTPIRADGRVDAPAGTVIGHAFQSRQYDGSPVINPLYVSPGHRVSADTATALVAALGGEYKLPEPTRLADAYADEAKRAVADGE
- a CDS encoding pyridoxal phosphate-dependent aminotransferase gives rise to the protein MSYERPQFFHVMQYARAADRDVVDMVSGNPDWEPPAALRAGLREYADADPDDFQYPPSEGLLELREEIAARRGVDADRVVVTNGTGEANYLAMAAALDRDAGSEVLLADPVYPYYPGKADLFDAEATLVPAERDGSLDPERFREAASEETSLILVNTPNNPTGAVYSRETLRELADVAAEVDATLVVDEVYDHFDFTGEFESALTLDSDRVVVTTGYSKSMAITGFRVGYVILPEHLVDTAKTRHMLVNVATSRPPQVAVLNALRETDADYYADVRAMLRERVGTFTDALDAAGAEYARPDGGFYVLARFDDFPGTMANAKRLIDEAGVAGMPGETFGSARDEWLRFALVTPRVEEAATRLADYFG
- a CDS encoding SDR family oxidoreductase, which produces MTRTVLITGCSSGIGRASAEAFLDEEWTVYATARNPADIETLGEHDDCRIATLDVTDEGDVERVVDRILDEEGRIDALVNNAGYAQLGPVEEVPTDAVADQFDVNVYGPHRLIREVLPAMRRREDGAIVNVSSAVGRMSFPGGGVYAGSKYALEAMSDALRNEVREYGISVSLVEPGPVDTGFDERAESEVEGLERTGAYDFFHGLFEDYDAVGGGGGFLSVTPERVAEDVVDAASSTKPPARYPVGPMATVAEVGRLLPARVVDALWGLAAKFT
- a CDS encoding DUF7108 family protein, whose protein sequence is MAEEHTTDTDGDGAGSTDARGDDAGDDDWDEEVPEGTVDAAERLTRLAREAVDEAEAGAYREDRAERLDEHGFTARVRDEDDTLVLYPEEWVEDGTVQIDRIEDTDRAVEVSLSGPASPDDWQAVEDHNAALVEAVADEYGETHATNARAFADFMSNHYAKPMDEATADEVQEFLAEYFPRNVWPSEEQRDAVEASVRYVFEAAGEPTPV
- a CDS encoding ArsA family ATPase; this translates as MSDIDVEAVDEIEEESGADAPADDPSRMGAEIDVQGAAGLADPDAPEYVLYGGKGGVGKTTCAAATALASAHDGVATLVVSTDPAHSLSDTLDTDIPARPSRIREDVPLYAAEIDPDAAMEEGMFGAGAATGEGADADGPGAAGGAGAGSGPDASPLGGLGGMGEAMGDSPLGGLLGGTMPGADEAAAMRQLLDHLDDPRFDRVVVDTAPTGHTLRLLQLPEILDSMVGRMMKLRQQFSGMMEGMKGMFGLGDGGPEEPDLDELRERITRLRETLQDPAKTDFRVVMVPEEMSVVESERLVSRLDEFSIPVNTLVVNRVMEDPREVAEFGPDVDPSWIVTPNLEDCEFCQRRWEVQQNSLAKATDLYRGRDVKRVPLLADEVRGEAALRVVAACLA
- a CDS encoding inorganic diphosphatase, with the protein product MTNLWEDLETGPNAPEEIYAVVECLKGERNKYEYDKDVPAVVLDRVLHSNVHYPSDYGFIPQSYYDDEDPFDVLVLVEDQTFPGCIIEARPVALMKMDDDGEQDDKVIAVPTEDPRYDHIEDLEDIPQQQLDEIDEFFSTYKNLEEGKEVETLGWEDKQAAMDAIEHAQDLYEEHFA
- a CDS encoding rhomboid family intramembrane serine protease — translated: MAKCSQCGEYENLPYQCRRCGQSFCAEHRLPENHDCPGLNEWNDPGGVFDSGVDDGGDGGRSGGVTDRVKSRIDRETGTGGLLGAFRGNMTYVFLGLMWVTFAAEFAVLFLANGTLFDDLFVLSAQNLIEGNVWTLVTSVFAHSPASFFHIAGNSIALYFFGPLVERYLGSKRFAIMFLVTGMVAGVSQIGTGLLLGGPLTAGVYGASGSIMAVMGFLSVVNPNLKVMLLLPPIPLKIRTITLLYAGLSVFGVLSGGDLGGIAHAAHLSGLLLGVLYANVADGRRGVPNQIGSGGGGLGGPGRGRF